ATGCACCATGCACCTATCCTGAAGACCACGGCCGCCGCACCCCGTCCGGTCGGGGCCACGTACCGTGGTCGTCGTGCCGACCCGCGCGACCACCCCCGTGACCAGCCCCGACCCCCGGGACCGGCGTGCCCCTGCCGCCCGTCACGCGGCGGTCGCCCTCGTCGCGCCGCTCGTGCTCCTGCTGTCCCTGGTCGTCGCCGGGCCCGCGTCGGCCCACGCCCGCTTCACCGGCTCCGACCCGGCCGAGGGCAGCCAGGTCGACGCCCTGCCCGCGGCCGTCGTCATGAGCTACTCCGAGGAGATCGCGCCGCAGTTCGTCGAGGCGGCCGTCGTGGCCCCCGACGGGACCACGGTGCCCACCACCTCCAGCGCCGCGGGCACCGACGTCACCGTCGACCTGGGTGGCGAGGTCGCCGCCGCGGCCGACCAGACCGGCACGTGGCAGGTCGTCGCCCGCGTCGTCAGCGTCGACGGCCACCCCGTCGAGCACACCACCAGCTTCGTCCTCACCGCGGCCGCCGCCCCGCCGGCCCCGGCCGAGGGGACGACGGCCGCACCGACCGCAGGGACGACCGGAGAGGCCACCCCGGAGGCCACGAGCGAGGCGGCGGGCGCCACGGACGCGGCTACCGGCGTCCCGGCCGACCAGGCGTCGACCGAGCCCGTGTCCGCCGTCACCGACGGGCTGCCCCGCTGGGCGCTCGTCGTCGGCGCGCTCGTCCTCGTCGCCGCGGCGGCCGCCGCGCTCGTGGTCCAGCTGCG
This genomic window from Aquipuribacter hungaricus contains:
- a CDS encoding copper resistance CopC family protein, with translation MPTRATTPVTSPDPRDRRAPAARHAAVALVAPLVLLLSLVVAGPASAHARFTGSDPAEGSQVDALPAAVVMSYSEEIAPQFVEAAVVAPDGTTVPTTSSAAGTDVTVDLGGEVAAAADQTGTWQVVARVVSVDGHPVEHTTSFVLTAAAAPPAPAEGTTAAPTAGTTGEATPEATSEAAGATDAATGVPADQASTEPVSAVTDGLPRWALVVGALVLVAAAAAALVVQLR